A region from the Thermus thermamylovorans genome encodes:
- a CDS encoding ribbon-helix-helix domain-containing protein: MPGVLVHLRLPEELVKRLDEERKGRSRSEVVAEALEDYLKRVRLLSLVEEVAGSVGFEEAPHWATPEDVVGYVRTLRGEAEARLDALSPGQHGDH, from the coding sequence ATGCCCGGGGTGCTGGTGCACTTGAGGCTTCCGGAGGAACTTGTAAAGCGCCTGGACGAGGAGCGGAAAGGGCGTTCGCGAAGCGAGGTGGTGGCGGAGGCCCTGGAAGACTACCTCAAGCGGGTGCGGCTTCTTTCCCTGGTGGAGGAGGTGGCGGGTTCCGTGGGTTTTGAGGAGGCTCCCCACTGGGCCACGCCGGAGGATGTGGTGGGCTATGTCCGGACTTTGAGAGGGGAAGCGGAGGCCCGTTTGGATGCGTTATCTCCTGGACAGCACGGTGATCATTGA
- a CDS encoding type II toxin-antitoxin system VapC family toxin: MRYLLDSTVIIDLFRGHPRVVAWVRGSLARGATLWVTPITVAEVLAGVPERGLEAQRRFLRELGFAPLDFAVAERAARLFWERKVQGARLPLVDLLQWAAAEVHGLTLVSSNTRHYPGPVLDPREG, translated from the coding sequence ATGCGTTATCTCCTGGACAGCACGGTGATCATTGACCTCTTTCGGGGCCATCCCCGGGTGGTGGCCTGGGTGCGGGGGAGTTTGGCCCGGGGGGCGACCCTATGGGTTACGCCCATTACGGTGGCGGAGGTGTTGGCGGGCGTTCCGGAGAGGGGATTGGAGGCCCAGCGCCGCTTTCTCCGGGAGCTGGGTTTCGCGCCTTTAGACTTTGCGGTCGCCGAGCGGGCTGCCAGGCTTTTTTGGGAGAGGAAGGTCCAGGGAGCCCGGCTTCCTTTAGTGGACCTATTGCAATGGGCAGCGGCGGAGGTGCACGGCCTCACCTTGGTCAGCTCTAATACCCGCCATTACCCGGGCCCGGTGCTGGATCCGAGGGAAGGATAG